A genome region from Flavobacterium sp. CFS9 includes the following:
- a CDS encoding sodium:solute symporter — MSSSTILIFIIVYFGILLLISQIISKKGQDNDSFFKANKNSKWFLVAFGMIGTSLSGLTFISVPGEVGSPNGEQFKYFQFILGQALGLIVIAKVLLPLYYRMNLTSIYSYIEKRMGTNSYKTAASIFLVSRTVGSALRFYLVILVLQRYVFDYYHVPFPLTVFLGLTFVFLYTYRSGLKAIIITDTLQTFFLVSSVFITIYFVLNSLDLTVFESVSAIRNSNYSKTFFFDDFLTNKYHFAKQFLGGLLIMIAMVGLDQDLMQKNISCKNIKEAQKNMYTFTVIFVTISLLFLSLGALLYMYAAKNNISVPLDLVTNKPRTDLLFPEIALNHLATVPALVFLLGIIAATFATTDSALTALTTSFCVDFLGMDKSENISNPKNVKRRHLVHLAFSFLFFLVIIVLNSFNDSSVVALVFKAASYTYGPLLGLYAFGLLQKNRIVTDKLVPWFCIIAPILTYLLSENSKALFGYVFDNELILINALITYTGLYFTSKKTDEKIYF, encoded by the coding sequence ATGTCTTCAAGCACCATCTTAATCTTCATCATCGTATATTTTGGCATACTATTACTGATTTCTCAAATCATCAGCAAAAAAGGACAGGACAACGATTCGTTTTTCAAGGCCAATAAAAACTCCAAATGGTTTTTAGTTGCTTTTGGAATGATCGGTACTTCACTGTCCGGACTAACATTTATCTCTGTTCCGGGCGAAGTGGGATCACCAAACGGAGAGCAGTTTAAATACTTCCAGTTTATATTGGGACAGGCCTTAGGGCTTATCGTTATTGCAAAAGTGCTGCTTCCTTTGTATTACAGAATGAACCTTACCTCGATATACAGCTATATCGAAAAAAGAATGGGAACCAACAGCTACAAAACGGCCGCTTCTATTTTTTTGGTAAGCCGTACCGTAGGCTCCGCTTTACGTTTTTATTTAGTTATACTCGTATTGCAACGTTATGTTTTTGATTACTATCATGTTCCGTTTCCCCTCACGGTATTTTTAGGTCTTACATTTGTCTTCTTATATACGTACAGAAGCGGTCTTAAAGCCATTATCATCACAGACACCCTGCAAACTTTCTTTCTGGTATCCTCCGTTTTTATCACCATTTATTTTGTTTTAAACAGTTTAGACTTGACCGTTTTCGAATCGGTTTCAGCAATTCGAAACAGCAATTATTCTAAAACCTTTTTCTTTGATGATTTCCTGACCAATAAATATCATTTTGCCAAGCAATTTTTAGGAGGATTACTAATCATGATTGCGATGGTGGGGCTGGATCAGGATTTAATGCAAAAAAACATCAGCTGCAAAAACATCAAGGAAGCACAGAAAAACATGTACACTTTCACCGTTATTTTTGTCACCATCAGTCTTCTTTTTTTAAGTCTCGGAGCTTTACTGTATATGTATGCTGCAAAAAACAACATTTCCGTACCGCTGGATTTAGTCACCAACAAACCCAGAACGGATCTTCTTTTTCCGGAGATTGCACTGAATCATTTGGCAACTGTCCCTGCTCTGGTATTTTTGCTGGGAATCATTGCAGCCACTTTTGCTACAACCGATTCTGCTTTAACGGCTCTGACTACTTCTTTTTGCGTTGATTTTCTTGGCATGGATAAAAGCGAAAACATTTCAAATCCCAAAAATGTAAAACGAAGACATTTAGTGCACCTCGCCTTTTCGTTTCTGTTCTTTTTGGTAATTATCGTTCTTAATTCTTTTAATGACAGCTCCGTTGTCGCTTTAGTTTTCAAAGCAGCTTCTTACACTTATGGACCGCTTTTAGGATTGTATGCTTTTGGTTTACTTCAAAAAAACAGAATTGTAACCGACAAACTGGTGCCTTGGTTTTGTATCATAGCTCCTATTTTAACTTATCTGCTAAGCGAAAATTCGAAAGCTCTTTTCGGTTATGTCTTTGATAATGAATTGATCCTTATAAATGCACTGATTACCTATACAGGCCTTTATTTTACCAGTAAAAAAACCGATGAAAAAATATACTTTTAA
- a CDS encoding FAD-binding and (Fe-S)-binding domain-containing protein: protein MSIIKELEQLSASLEGTLLYDDLHKTLYSTDASVYRIKPNAVAIPKTIDDIVKLIKFAGQHQMSITPRTAGTSLAGQAVGDGLVVDVSKHFTKIISYDAEKKTVTVQPGVIRDELNLFLKPHGVFFAPITSTSNRAMIGGMVGNNSSGTTSIRYGVTRDKIAEVKALLSDGSEVVFTDLTSAEFIEKTKGDTLENKIYKTIYDELSVTATQEEIIKEFPKPEIHRRNTGYAVDILLKSDLFGGTEPTINLGKLLCGSEGTLAFTTEVTLKVDDLPPPHSIMVVGHYHTIQESLESVVVAMKHHLYTAEMIDDTILDCTKTNREHIKNRFFLVGEPKAIMLFEVASHTLEDAERQADALIADLEKNNFGYARVKIYGNDIDKANELRKAGLGLLGSIVGDDKAADSIEDTAVELSDLPAYIAEFSAMMKRHGQEAIYYAHAGAGELHLRPVLNLKKTSDLKLFRTIATEVAHLVKKYRGSLSGEHGDGIVRGEFIPYMIGESNYELLKRIKLAFDPNSALNIGKIVNALKMDENHRVVSGRVEPDIKTFQDFSDSLGVLRAAEKCNGSGDCRKLPSAGGAMCPSYRATKNEKETTRARANALREYLTYSEKENKFDQKELYEVFELCVSCKACASECPSNVDVATLKAEFLYQYQKANGFSTRNKIFAHNAKLNKMGSLFPSITNFISNQSLVKKSMGIAPERQVPLLAKKTFQKWYEKNKPAQRDFPNGQVYLFNDEFTNYYDVTIGIDAFELLTQLGYEVLIVNHEESGRTYLSKGFLEEAKKIADINVEIFKDLIAAETPLIGIEPSAILTFRDEYLRLATNKEAAEKVAKNAFTIEEFFKREIVDGKITADSFSAEKKEIKIHGHCHQKSLSSVEATFAMLNLPTNNVVTIYNSGCCGMAGSFGYEKEHYQVSMQMGEDTLFPKVRATAQEVKIAAAGTSCRHQIYDGTSREAQHPVSILRNCLK, encoded by the coding sequence ATGTCAATAATTAAAGAGTTAGAACAATTATCAGCATCATTAGAAGGAACCCTTTTATACGATGATCTTCATAAAACACTTTATTCGACCGATGCTTCGGTTTATCGAATTAAACCCAATGCGGTTGCTATACCCAAAACAATTGACGATATTGTCAAGCTGATAAAGTTTGCGGGACAGCATCAAATGTCGATTACCCCGAGAACGGCCGGAACTTCGTTGGCAGGACAGGCAGTGGGAGACGGATTGGTGGTGGATGTGTCGAAACATTTTACCAAAATTATTTCGTACGATGCAGAAAAGAAAACCGTAACGGTTCAGCCTGGTGTAATTCGCGACGAACTGAATCTGTTTTTAAAACCTCATGGCGTATTTTTTGCTCCGATTACATCAACCTCAAACCGCGCAATGATTGGCGGTATGGTGGGGAATAACTCTTCAGGAACAACTTCGATTCGATACGGAGTGACTCGTGATAAAATTGCTGAGGTAAAAGCGCTTTTAAGCGACGGTTCGGAAGTGGTTTTTACAGATCTGACTTCCGCTGAATTTATCGAAAAAACCAAAGGCGATACTCTTGAAAATAAAATATACAAAACCATTTACGACGAGCTTTCTGTTACAGCCACACAGGAAGAAATTATAAAAGAGTTTCCGAAACCCGAAATTCATAGAAGGAACACAGGTTATGCTGTTGATATTTTATTGAAATCGGATTTGTTTGGCGGAACTGAACCCACTATCAATTTAGGGAAACTGCTTTGCGGAAGCGAAGGAACACTGGCTTTTACAACCGAAGTAACGCTGAAAGTAGACGATCTGCCTCCACCTCACAGTATTATGGTTGTGGGACATTATCACACGATTCAGGAATCATTAGAATCGGTTGTCGTGGCGATGAAGCATCATTTGTACACGGCAGAAATGATTGATGATACGATTTTAGATTGCACTAAAACGAATCGGGAACACATTAAAAACCGTTTCTTTTTGGTGGGAGAGCCCAAAGCCATCATGTTGTTTGAAGTCGCATCGCACACTTTAGAAGATGCTGAAAGACAAGCCGATGCTTTGATTGCTGATTTGGAAAAAAACAATTTTGGTTATGCACGGGTAAAAATTTACGGGAATGATATTGATAAAGCCAATGAACTGAGAAAAGCCGGTCTGGGACTTTTAGGAAGTATCGTTGGTGATGATAAGGCAGCCGATTCAATCGAAGATACTGCCGTTGAATTGAGCGATTTACCCGCTTATATTGCTGAATTTTCGGCGATGATGAAGCGTCACGGACAAGAGGCAATTTATTACGCACATGCCGGAGCAGGAGAACTGCATTTGCGTCCGGTTTTGAATTTGAAAAAAACATCCGACTTAAAATTATTCCGAACTATTGCGACCGAGGTAGCGCATTTGGTTAAAAAATACAGAGGGTCTCTAAGTGGAGAACATGGTGACGGAATCGTACGCGGTGAGTTTATCCCTTATATGATTGGAGAATCCAATTATGAATTGCTGAAAAGAATCAAGCTGGCGTTTGATCCAAACTCGGCTTTGAATATTGGTAAGATTGTCAATGCCTTAAAAATGGACGAAAACCATCGTGTCGTTTCGGGCAGGGTGGAACCGGATATTAAGACGTTTCAGGATTTCTCTGATAGTTTAGGAGTATTGCGCGCTGCTGAAAAATGCAACGGTTCCGGAGATTGTAGAAAATTGCCATCAGCAGGAGGAGCAATGTGTCCGAGTTACCGAGCCACCAAAAACGAAAAAGAAACCACTCGTGCAAGAGCCAACGCTTTACGCGAATATCTGACCTATTCAGAGAAAGAAAATAAATTCGACCAGAAAGAACTTTATGAAGTTTTTGAATTGTGTGTGAGTTGTAAAGCCTGTGCCAGCGAATGTCCGAGTAATGTAGACGTAGCAACGCTGAAAGCAGAATTTTTATATCAATACCAAAAAGCAAACGGGTTTTCGACCCGAAACAAAATTTTCGCGCACAACGCCAAACTGAATAAAATGGGAAGTTTGTTTCCGTCGATTACGAATTTTATTTCCAATCAGTCTCTCGTGAAAAAAAGCATGGGAATTGCGCCGGAAAGACAAGTTCCGTTATTGGCGAAAAAGACGTTTCAAAAATGGTATGAAAAAAATAAACCAGCACAAAGAGATTTTCCGAACGGACAAGTGTATTTGTTTAATGATGAGTTCACTAATTATTACGATGTTACTATCGGAATCGACGCTTTTGAACTGTTAACCCAATTAGGCTACGAAGTATTGATCGTGAATCATGAAGAAAGCGGAAGAACTTATTTGTCCAAAGGATTTTTAGAAGAAGCCAAGAAAATAGCAGATATCAATGTGGAGATCTTCAAGGATTTAATTGCTGCTGAAACACCTTTAATCGGAATTGAACCTTCGGCAATATTAACGTTCAGAGACGAATATCTGCGTCTGGCAACGAACAAAGAAGCAGCTGAAAAAGTGGCAAAAAATGCCTTTACGATAGAAGAATTCTTCAAAAGAGAAATTGTCGATGGTAAGATCACAGCTGATTCTTTTTCGGCAGAAAAGAAAGAAATTAAAATTCACGGACATTGTCATCAGAAATCACTAAGTTCGGTTGAAGCGACATTTGCGATGCTGAATTTACCAACAAATAATGTGGTTACCATTTACAATTCAGGTTGTTGTGGAATGGCAGGATCATTCGGTTATGAAAAAGAACATTATCAGGTAAGCATGCAAATGGGAGAAGATACTCTATTCCCAAAAGTAAGAGCCACTGCTCAGGAGGTGAAAATCGCTGCCGCCGGAACCAGCTGCCGTCATCAGATTTATGACGGGACCAGCAGAGAAGCCCAGCACCCGGTAAGTATTTTAAGAAACTGCCTGAAATAA
- a CDS encoding helix-turn-helix domain-containing protein translates to MKRTRKSEVPEVVKQLGIRIKDIIEEQQLKQREVAHDAEMDVENLRKYIKGSQEMKISTLFKIAQSLKVDPSDLIKDL, encoded by the coding sequence ATGAAAAGGACAAGAAAAAGTGAAGTTCCGGAAGTTGTCAAACAATTAGGAATCAGGATAAAAGATATCATAGAAGAGCAACAGTTGAAACAAAGGGAGGTTGCTCATGATGCTGAAATGGATGTGGAAAATTTAAGGAAATACATCAAAGGCTCTCAGGAAATGAAAATAAGTACTTTGTTCAAAATTGCTCAATCTTTAAAAGTAGATCCAAGTGATTTAATTAAAGACTTATAA
- a CDS encoding SusC/RagA family TonB-linked outer membrane protein: MKKLFFLFGIILFAQPIFAQSKTVTGTITSTTDGLSLPGVSVLIEGTSKSTTTDLDGKFSITANENETLVFSFVGFATKKIKVSANMTTINLKMAEETNALSEVVVLGSTVRATRKELGNAVTSLKGEDLVKAQPGGLSTALQGKIAGAQVSQNSGDPAGGFSIKLRGTSSILGSSDPLYVIDGVVLNNATTNVTNLNVTTGNSNMQIGQNRSSDINPNDIQSVEVLNGGAAAAIYGSRAANGVVLITTKKGVAGETRYTFSTSVTSNQIRKKLDMNMSDKQFVSTSPALFPIQGNPASPTTVTVLGRNLETRTTNVQRYDYQDDIFTTGVGTDTYFSLQGGDEKTKYFASLGYLVNEGIIKNTDFKRAGAKVRLKHDFNSKLSATVGLNYVNSSSNEKPDGNVFWSPINAINITNNIYDINQRDVNGNLLAVDPNRVNPLSIIETFKIKQNTDRIISDLQLNYTPFKNFNADLIFGIDNYNQRGNVFIPRYPYVVNPAYYNDGYVSEATNRVVQFNNDLNLRYLWNINDKWKATTYGGYNVQTYRDNFAAVEGRNLKPFIETINAFNTLIPGSPSSSQSRYNLWGYYLQETVGYKDKLYLTVAGRQDASTIFSSANRSQFYPKASVSYVFSDEPFMQNIHDAVSSVRFRASWGKSGSLTAIKPYARFTNYSTGTLLGNSAFTIEGFKQGNLDLKPEQSVTYEIGGDFGFIKDRLNLSFSYYNADIDDLLLPVQLAASEGATNTIKNIGQMNNKGFEVNLKYDLIKKENLHLDVFVNYSSNRNKVTGLPQTRFKLDSNLAGAPVFVEMDKPIGIFYGTYFARNPDGSLLLTPSGYPQTEKGDVNTGAPQRDASGQPTGTILNKQIGNPNPDYIISFGANLNYKKFGLSILFDGVQGVDVFDADYRTRQGVGSGTIVAQELNGELPRGYIWSVYNVEEFRVVDGSYLKLREVSLNYSFGKLNNFFDDLTITASGRNLISWDNFTSFDPETNSGGQSSVAKYNFGTVPIPSSYSLAVKVQF; this comes from the coding sequence ATGAAAAAACTATTCTTTTTATTTGGAATTATTTTGTTTGCGCAGCCCATTTTTGCGCAGTCAAAAACCGTAACCGGTACCATAACCAGTACTACCGACGGACTTTCTCTACCGGGAGTATCCGTTTTGATTGAGGGTACTTCTAAAAGCACTACAACTGATCTGGACGGAAAATTCAGCATCACTGCAAATGAAAACGAGACGCTCGTTTTTAGTTTTGTAGGATTTGCTACGAAGAAAATTAAGGTCTCAGCAAACATGACTACAATCAACCTTAAAATGGCCGAAGAAACAAACGCTCTTTCTGAGGTTGTTGTACTGGGTTCCACCGTACGCGCTACCCGTAAAGAACTCGGGAATGCCGTAACCAGTTTAAAAGGAGAAGATTTAGTTAAAGCACAGCCCGGAGGTCTTTCTACGGCCCTGCAAGGAAAAATTGCCGGTGCTCAGGTTTCTCAAAACTCAGGAGATCCGGCAGGAGGTTTCAGCATCAAGCTTAGAGGAACTTCTTCTATACTAGGTTCTTCTGATCCTTTATATGTTATTGACGGTGTGGTTTTAAACAATGCCACTACCAACGTAACCAACCTAAACGTGACTACCGGAAACTCTAACATGCAAATTGGTCAGAACCGATCTTCAGACATTAACCCAAACGATATCCAAAGCGTCGAAGTCTTAAACGGAGGTGCTGCCGCAGCCATTTACGGATCGAGAGCTGCCAATGGTGTGGTTTTAATCACAACTAAAAAAGGGGTTGCGGGAGAAACCAGATATACATTTTCAACCAGCGTGACTTCTAACCAAATTCGCAAAAAACTGGATATGAATATGTCTGACAAGCAGTTTGTAAGCACTTCACCTGCTCTGTTCCCAATTCAGGGAAATCCTGCAAGTCCAACTACGGTAACCGTTTTAGGCAGAAATTTGGAGACCAGAACGACTAACGTACAGCGATACGATTATCAGGATGATATTTTTACTACGGGCGTAGGAACAGATACGTACTTCTCCTTACAAGGCGGAGACGAGAAAACGAAATATTTTGCTTCTCTTGGTTATCTGGTAAACGAAGGAATCATAAAAAATACCGATTTTAAAAGAGCCGGCGCTAAAGTGAGATTGAAACATGACTTCAACTCAAAATTATCTGCTACAGTGGGATTAAATTATGTAAACTCCAGTTCGAATGAAAAACCGGATGGTAACGTGTTCTGGAGTCCGATTAACGCCATCAATATCACCAATAACATCTACGATATCAACCAAAGAGATGTAAACGGCAATCTGTTAGCTGTTGATCCAAACAGAGTCAATCCGCTTTCAATTATCGAAACTTTCAAAATCAAACAAAATACAGATCGTATTATTTCGGATTTGCAATTAAACTATACACCGTTTAAAAATTTCAATGCCGATTTGATTTTTGGTATCGACAACTACAACCAAAGAGGAAATGTATTCATTCCGAGATACCCTTATGTGGTGAATCCGGCTTACTACAACGACGGTTATGTTTCTGAAGCGACTAACAGAGTGGTACAATTCAACAACGACCTGAATTTAAGATACCTTTGGAATATTAATGACAAATGGAAAGCTACTACTTACGGAGGTTACAACGTACAGACGTATCGCGATAATTTTGCTGCGGTTGAAGGACGCAACTTAAAACCATTTATCGAAACTATCAATGCTTTTAATACTTTGATTCCGGGCTCGCCAAGTTCCAGTCAGTCCAGATACAATTTATGGGGGTATTATCTTCAGGAAACTGTTGGCTACAAAGACAAACTATACCTGACCGTTGCAGGAAGACAGGATGCTTCGACTATTTTTTCGAGTGCCAACCGCTCTCAGTTTTACCCTAAAGCAAGTGTGAGTTATGTATTTTCAGATGAACCCTTCATGCAAAACATTCACGATGCTGTAAGCTCAGTACGTTTTAGAGCTTCATGGGGAAAATCAGGAAGTTTAACTGCAATTAAACCTTATGCGCGTTTTACCAATTATTCTACCGGAACGCTTTTAGGAAACAGTGCTTTTACCATCGAAGGATTCAAACAGGGAAATTTAGATTTAAAACCGGAACAGAGTGTTACTTATGAAATTGGAGGAGATTTTGGTTTCATCAAAGACCGTCTGAATTTATCTTTCAGCTATTATAATGCCGACATTGACGACTTGTTATTACCGGTTCAGCTCGCGGCTTCCGAAGGGGCTACGAATACGATTAAAAACATCGGACAAATGAACAACAAAGGATTCGAAGTCAATTTGAAATACGATCTGATCAAAAAAGAAAACCTGCACCTTGATGTCTTTGTAAACTACAGCAGCAACAGAAACAAAGTGACAGGATTACCACAAACTCGTTTCAAACTGGACAGTAACTTAGCAGGAGCTCCCGTTTTTGTGGAGATGGACAAACCTATCGGAATTTTCTACGGAACTTATTTTGCCCGAAATCCTGACGGCAGTTTATTGTTAACTCCAAGCGGATATCCACAAACTGAAAAGGGAGATGTCAATACCGGAGCACCACAAAGAGATGCTTCAGGACAGCCAACCGGAACTATTTTAAACAAACAAATTGGCAATCCAAATCCGGATTATATCATTTCATTCGGAGCCAATCTGAATTACAAAAAATTTGGTCTTTCTATATTGTTTGACGGTGTGCAGGGCGTAGATGTTTTTGATGCCGATTACAGAACCAGACAGGGTGTGGGATCAGGAACAATCGTAGCTCAGGAACTTAACGGAGAATTGCCTCGCGGATACATCTGGTCGGTTTACAATGTTGAAGAGTTCAGAGTTGTAGACGGAAGCTATTTGAAATTAAGAGAAGTTTCGTTGAATTATTCTTTCGGAAAATTAAACAATTTCTTCGATGATTTGACGATCACTGCCAGTGGAAGAAACCTGATCTCCTGGGATAATTTCACCAGTTTCGATCCGGAAACCAACTCAGGCGGACAGTCTTCTGTAGCGAAATACAATTTTGGAACCGTGCCAATTCCAAGTTCTTATTCCTTGGCGGTAAAAGTTCAATTCTAA
- the murQ gene encoding N-acetylmuramic acid 6-phosphate etherase — MKNKNPETEQESLYKNLDQMSTKELLINMNTEDQKVPHIVEKQIPKIEKLVKAIVKKMQLGGRLFYIGAGTSGRIGILDASECPPTFGVPHDMIIGIIAGGDTAIRKAVENAEDDTEQAWKDLSKHQISSLDFVIGIAASGNTPYVLGGLKKAKENNIKTGSISCISKGLIAEVADYPIEVVVGPEFLTGSTRMKAGTAQKLTLNMISTSVMIKLGRIKGNKMVDMQLSNEKLVKRAIKMIVEELQIEHDQAAELLEKHKSVRAVLQANNSKD; from the coding sequence ATGAAAAATAAAAATCCCGAAACCGAACAAGAGTCCCTTTATAAAAACCTGGATCAGATGAGCACCAAAGAGCTGCTGATCAACATGAATACAGAAGATCAAAAAGTACCTCATATTGTTGAAAAGCAAATTCCCAAAATCGAAAAATTAGTCAAAGCCATCGTAAAAAAAATGCAGCTGGGCGGACGATTGTTTTATATTGGTGCCGGAACTTCAGGGCGTATTGGAATTTTAGATGCTTCTGAATGCCCTCCTACTTTTGGAGTACCGCATGATATGATTATTGGAATTATTGCCGGAGGTGATACCGCCATTCGAAAAGCAGTAGAAAATGCCGAAGACGATACCGAGCAGGCCTGGAAAGATTTATCGAAACACCAGATCTCGAGTCTGGATTTTGTTATCGGGATAGCCGCTTCCGGAAACACTCCCTATGTACTGGGCGGACTCAAAAAAGCCAAAGAAAACAATATTAAAACGGGAAGTATTTCCTGTATCAGTAAGGGACTCATCGCCGAAGTCGCCGATTATCCGATCGAAGTCGTGGTTGGTCCCGAATTCCTGACCGGAAGTACCCGCATGAAAGCAGGAACGGCACAAAAACTGACTCTAAATATGATTTCAACTTCGGTTATGATCAAATTGGGAAGAATTAAAGGCAACAAAATGGTCGATATGCAATTGTCTAACGAAAAATTAGTCAAAAGAGCCATTAAAATGATCGTAGAAGAACTCCAAATTGAACACGATCAGGCTGCCGAACTGTTAGAGAAACACAAAAGCGTCAGAGCCGTTTTACAGGCAAATAATAGCAAAGACTGA
- a CDS encoding carbohydrate-binding protein SusD, whose protein sequence is MKKIFIPIVTLTLLLTSCNEDYLDPTKPSQELVFGTREGVIGAANGLQLLWSVDRTSPVYNTITGNGFTTKELRLLNAGNVDEGELSVGGGVLSTKNQVVNNLWSQCLVIKSESQKVIDNVGVLTSDTEKASILVHASIFKAMALTTLVQYFQSVPLKTSKNASFDSRADVLTEAIKILKQAEPLLDKATGVTGLVNSINYKNTVYALLARTYLMTGDYDNAITYADKVDLSVKSVFAFDQISANPIAYISITTNNVFQPVDLTLGLPAALAPSNSDGRLNFYIKPGSNPTVATGFFDSNTKSIPLYLPGEMILIKAEGYARKDNLPQALVELNKVLTKTAGADAYGIGANLPPYAGTVTKTAILTEIYRNRCIEMYMSSLKLEDSRRFDRPGAGTTGAERNRNWYPYPDSERNNNTNTPADPAI, encoded by the coding sequence ATGAAAAAAATATTCATCCCTATAGTAACCCTTACATTGCTTTTAACAAGCTGTAACGAAGATTATTTAGATCCTACCAAGCCCTCTCAGGAATTAGTTTTTGGAACCCGGGAGGGTGTTATCGGTGCTGCCAACGGACTACAACTGCTTTGGAGCGTTGACCGAACAAGCCCTGTTTACAACACCATTACCGGTAACGGTTTCACTACAAAAGAACTGAGATTGCTAAACGCCGGAAATGTCGACGAAGGTGAACTTTCTGTGGGCGGCGGTGTACTTTCGACCAAAAATCAGGTGGTAAACAATTTGTGGTCACAATGCCTTGTCATTAAATCGGAATCGCAAAAAGTAATCGATAATGTTGGCGTATTAACCTCAGATACTGAAAAAGCTAGCATTCTTGTTCACGCCTCTATTTTTAAGGCAATGGCACTTACCACTCTTGTGCAGTATTTTCAAAGTGTACCACTAAAGACGAGTAAAAATGCCTCTTTTGATTCCAGAGCTGATGTATTAACAGAAGCCATTAAAATTTTAAAACAAGCAGAACCATTACTCGACAAAGCTACGGGAGTGACGGGTTTAGTGAATAGCATCAATTATAAAAATACGGTTTACGCCCTATTAGCCAGAACATATCTGATGACCGGAGATTACGACAACGCCATTACCTATGCCGATAAGGTTGACCTGTCTGTAAAATCAGTTTTTGCTTTTGATCAGATTAGTGCCAATCCTATCGCTTATATCTCAATCACAACCAACAATGTTTTTCAGCCTGTTGATCTGACTTTGGGATTGCCTGCTGCTTTAGCCCCTTCAAACTCTGACGGAAGGTTGAATTTTTACATCAAACCGGGTTCAAATCCAACTGTTGCTACAGGATTCTTTGATTCGAATACCAAATCGATCCCATTGTATTTACCGGGTGAAATGATCCTGATAAAAGCTGAAGGTTATGCCAGAAAAGACAATTTACCGCAAGCCCTTGTCGAGCTGAATAAAGTTCTAACCAAAACCGCCGGAGCAGATGCTTATGGCATTGGAGCGAACCTTCCTCCATACGCAGGAACTGTAACCAAAACGGCTATTCTAACCGAAATTTACCGCAACCGCTGTATCGAAATGTACATGTCAAGCCTAAAACTGGAAGACAGCAGAAGATTTGACCGTCCGGGAGCAGGAACAACCGGGGCTGAAAGAAACCGTAACTGGTACCCTTATCCAGATTCTGAAAGGAACAACAATACTAATACTCCTGCTGATCCGGCTATCTAA
- a CDS encoding DeoR/GlpR family DNA-binding transcription regulator — translation MLKKERHQFIMDKFKSVEKINTIDLATELSISEDTIRRDFNELHNKGLINKVYGAAFPVKEKSNNVFDITIINEDKKRIVGQKALSFLNEGQVIIMTGGTTNLSFCKLIPIDFSATIYTYSLPIAMQLSQHPNIELIFIGGKLQKKAMVTVGIDVVQVLSKIKADVCFLGVSSLDVNQGLTEMGYEVSIIKKEMIKASDKVIVLATSDKINGKMPHQVCGLDKVDAIVTELNPKSAKIKSFVEAGVRVV, via the coding sequence ATGCTTAAGAAAGAGAGACATCAGTTTATCATGGATAAATTCAAGAGTGTCGAAAAGATAAACACGATCGATCTTGCCACAGAGCTCAGTATCTCTGAGGATACGATACGCAGAGATTTTAACGAATTGCACAATAAAGGTTTGATTAATAAGGTGTATGGTGCCGCTTTTCCCGTAAAAGAGAAATCCAATAACGTTTTTGATATCACTATAATCAATGAAGACAAAAAGAGAATAGTAGGACAGAAAGCTTTGTCGTTTCTGAATGAAGGTCAGGTGATTATCATGACGGGAGGAACTACCAATTTGTCTTTTTGCAAACTCATTCCAATTGATTTTTCGGCTACCATATATACGTACAGTCTGCCGATAGCCATGCAGTTGTCTCAGCATCCCAATATCGAACTGATTTTTATTGGAGGAAAACTGCAGAAAAAAGCCATGGTAACCGTGGGTATCGATGTGGTACAGGTACTGTCTAAAATCAAAGCCGATGTTTGTTTCTTGGGAGTGAGTAGTTTAGATGTCAATCAGGGGCTTACCGAAATGGGTTACGAAGTTTCGATCATTAAAAAAGAAATGATTAAAGCTTCCGATAAGGTAATTGTGCTCGCGACTTCTGATAAAATTAATGGTAAAATGCCACATCAGGTTTGTGGCCTTGATAAAGTAGATGCTATTGTTACCGAGCTGAATCCAAAGAGTGCTAAGATTAAAAGCTTCGTGGAGGCCGGGGTAAGGGTTGTTTAG